TGCACATGACCTTGAGCAAAATTTCGGATTTAGTGTTTCTGTACCACAGACAAGACAATGCATACTGTCTCCATGTTAATACCGAGCCAAGTAATCGGAACAAAGGACTCATGATAGTCCTGTTTCGTTTAAAGGTGTAGAGACTAGACGGCTACCACCTAAAAAACCTTTTACGAGGGTGCATGGTGAAGGTATAGTCCACAGAGTGTGGAAACACACACAAATGTGAAACCGCAGGTCACAGGTTCGAATCCTGTCGGGGGCATATCCTCAACCCACCGCCAAAGGAGTCCTCACATCGCATGACCATCCGAACCATCGCGTGGCACGCTGGGCGCGTCCAGATGATTGACCAACGCCTTTTGCCCTGGACGTTCACTGTTAACGAATACAGCGATTACCGCGAGGTGATCACCGCGATCAAAGAGATGGTCATACGAGGGGCGCCCGCCATTGGCGCAGCGGGGGCGTTTGCCCTTGCCCTTGCCGCCCAAAGCAGCCCCGCCGCCGATCTGCCCACTCTTCGCGCCGATCTGGAAGTCCCCGCTATCGAGATCAGCGCCGCCCGCCCTACGGCGATCAATCTGAGGTGGGCAGTAGATGCCATGATGCGCCACGTCCGCACAGGCGATCACCCCACCGCCGATGCCCTCCGCACCGCCCTAGTTGCCGAAGCATGCCGCATTGCCGATGACGATGTGGCGATCAACCGCCAGATGGGGGCGCACGGCGCAGCGCTCGTTCAGCGCGGCTGGACGGTGTTGCATCACTGCAACACAGGATCGTTGGCGACGGTGGATTACGGCACGGCATTGGGTGTCATTCGCACCGCCCACGAGGACGGCAAAGAGATTCGCGCTGTGCTAACGGAAACCCGCCCTCGGATGCAAGGGGCGCGGCTCAGCGCGTGGGAACTCAACGAATATGGCGTCCCTTTCGTGATCATCCCTGATTCAGCGGCGGCGTCTACCATGGGGCGGGGGGAGATCAACGCTGTGTTCGTCGGGGCAGATCGTGTGGCGCTGAACGGTGATACGGCGAACAAAATCGGGACATATATGCTGGCGATCTTGGCGAAGGAACACGGTATCCCCTTCTATGTTGTCGCTCCAACCAGTACCATTGACCTCGCCACACCGGATGGGGACGCCATTCCGATTGAAGAACGGGGCGGCGATGAAGTCCGTCAGCCCTATGGCAATCCCCTAATCCCCGATCATTTTCCCGTCCGTAACCCCGCCTTTGATGTCACCCCTGCCCGTTACATTACCGGAATCGTCACCGAATATGGTGTCGCCCGCCCGCCGTATAACTTAGCTGCCCTCCCTCGCACCCCGTAGGGACGCCGATTGGGGCGTCCGTCCTCCCC
This genomic interval from Anaerolineales bacterium contains the following:
- the mtnA gene encoding S-methyl-5-thioribose-1-phosphate isomerase — translated: MTIRTIAWHAGRVQMIDQRLLPWTFTVNEYSDYREVITAIKEMVIRGAPAIGAAGAFALALAAQSSPAADLPTLRADLEVPAIEISAARPTAINLRWAVDAMMRHVRTGDHPTADALRTALVAEACRIADDDVAINRQMGAHGAALVQRGWTVLHHCNTGSLATVDYGTALGVIRTAHEDGKEIRAVLTETRPRMQGARLSAWELNEYGVPFVIIPDSAAASTMGRGEINAVFVGADRVALNGDTANKIGTYMLAILAKEHGIPFYVVAPTSTIDLATPDGDAIPIEERGGDEVRQPYGNPLIPDHFPVRNPAFDVTPARYITGIVTEYGVARPPYNLAALPRTP